CGTGATCGCCAACAAGATCGACAACATCGACGAAAACCTGGCCCGGGCCGAATTCAGCCCCATGGGTCTGGGTGACGCCATTCCGGTGGCCGGCGCCCATGGGCGTGGTGTTTCGCAGATGCTCGACATCGTCCTGCAGGGGCTGACCTGGGACGAAGACGAAGAAGCCGCTGCCGCCGAAGGCGAGGAAGACGAAGAGGTCGCCGAAGGCGAGGAAGCCAAGCGCATTCCTGGCCCGAGTGAAAAGGATGGCATCAAGATCGCCATCATCGGTCGCCCCAACGTTGGCAAGTCGACGCTGGTCAACCGCATGCTCGGTGAAGACCGCGTCATCGTCTACGACCAGCCCGGCACCACCCGCGACAGTATCTACATTCCGTTCGAGCGCAATGAAGAGAAGTACACCCTGATCGACACCGCCGGGGTGCGCAAGCGCGGCAAGATCCACGAGGAAGTCGAGAAGTTCTCGGTGGTCAAGACCCTGCAGGCCATCAAGGACGCCAACGTGGTGATCTTCGTGATGGACGCTCGTGAAGGCGTGGTCGACCACGACCTGAACCTGCTCGGTTTCGCCCTGGAGTCTGGCCGTGCCATGGTCATCGCCCTCAACAAGTGGGACGGCATGACCCCTGGCGAGCGCGACTACGTGAAGATCGAACTGGAGCGCCGGCTGTTCTTCGTCGACTTCGCCGACATCCACTTCATTTCTGCGTTGCACGGCACCGGTGTGGGTAACCTGTACGCTTCGGTACAGAACGCCTTCAAGTCGGCGGTGACCCGCTGGCCGACCAGCCGCCTGACGCAGATTCTCGAAGATGCGGTCAGCGACCATGCGCCGCCGATGGTCAATGGCCGACGCATCAAGCTGCGCTATGCCCACCTCGGTGGTGCCAACCCGCCGCTGATCGTGATCCACGGCAACCAGGTCGAGGCCGTGCCCAAGTCCTACGTGCGCTACCTGGAGAACACCTACCGCCGCGTGCTCAAGCTGGTCGGTACGCCGATCCGCATCGAGTTCAAGGGCAGCGACAACCCGTACGAGCACATCAAGAACAAGCTGACCGACCGCCAGGTCAACAAGAAGCGCCGCCTGATGTCGCACCACAAGAAGGCCGACAAGAAGCGCCGCGACAAGAAGCGTTGAAGCTGCGGCAAGCCAGAGCGCACGGCGAGGCGCTTTTGCTTGCTCTCGTAGCTTGCCGCTTGTAGCTTGCCGCTCGATCCTGCGCTAGGGTTGAACCCTTCGGTTCATCCCCAGCGCAGGCCTTCCATGCTCGACAGCAAGTTGCCCAATGTGGGCACCACCATCTTTACCGTCATGTCTCAGCTCGCGGCGCAGACCGGGGCGATCAACCTGTCTCAGGGCTTTCCCGATTTCGATGGGCCGCAGGCGCTGCGCGATGCGGTGGGCCGGCACGTGGCCGAGGGACGCAACCAGTATTCACCGATGACCGGCCTGCCCGCCTTGCGCGAGCAGGTGGCGGCGAAGATCGCTCGCCTGTATGGCGCGCAGGTCGATGCCGACAGTGAGGTGACCATTACGCCCGGTGCCACCCAGGCCATCTTCTGCGCCGTGCAGGCGGTGATCCGGCCCGGTGACGAGGTGATCGTCTTCGACCCCTGCTACGACAGCTATGAGCCCTCGGTGGAGCTGGCCGGCGGGCGCTGTGTGCATGTGCAGCTCGATGCCCGGGATTTCTCCATCGACTGGCAGGCACTCAGCGATGCGCTGAGCCCGCGCACCCGCATGATCATCATCAACACGCCGCACAACCCTTGCGGTGCGTTGATCAGTCGAACCGAGCTGGATCAACTGGCCCGGCTGATCGCCGACCGTGACATCTACCTGATCAGCGACGAGGTCTACGAGCACCTGGTCTACGACGGCCGTCAGCATGCCAGTGTCCTGGCCCATGAGGCGCTGTATGCGCGGGCTTTCGTGGTCAGCTCGTTTGGCAAGACTTACCACGTCACCGGCTGGAAAACCGGCTACGTGGTGGCGCCGTCGGCCTTGACCGCAGAGCTGCGCAAGGTGCACCAGTACGTGAGTTTTTGCGGCGTCACACCCTTGCAGTTCGCCCTGGCCGAGTTCATGGCCGAACACCCCGAGCATCTCGACGAGTTGCCAGGGTTCTACCAGGCCAAGCGGGATTTCTTCTGCAACCAACTGGCCGGCTCGCGCTTCACCTTCCAGCCCGTGGCCGGCACCTACTTTCAGCTGGTGGACTATTCGCAGATCCGTCCAGACCTCAAGGATGTCGACATGGCCCTGTGGATGACCCGTGAGCACGGCGTGGCCAGCATTCCAGTCTCGGTGTTCTATCAGCAGCCGCCCGAAGGTCAGCGGCTGATTCGTCTGTGCTTCGCCAAACGTGAGGAGACGCTGCGCCAGGCAGCGGAAAAACTATGCGCGATCTGAACACGCTGCCGCCGCTGAAGCTGGCCCTGGTGCAAACCCAGCTGGCCTGGCACGACCCGCAAGCCAACTTCGCTCACTTCGATGACCTGCTCAAGCAGGCTCACGGTGCTGATCTGGTGATTCTGCCGGAGATGTTCAGCACCGGTTTCAGCATGGATTCGGCAGGCCAGTTCGAGCCGGAGAACGGTCCGGCCGCGCAGTGGCTGCTGGCCCAGGCGCAGCGCCTGGAGGCGGTGGTGACCGGCAGCGTGATCGTGCAGGCCGCCGATGGCAGTTACCGCAACCGTCTGTACTGGGCGCGCCCCGACGGTGAGCTGGCGCACTACGACAAGCGCCACCTGTTCCGCATGGCCGGCGAACATGAGCACTACAGTGCCGGTGAGCAGCAGGTCGTCGTCGAGCTCAATGGCTGGCGCATCCGCCCGCTGATCTGCTACGACCTGCGCTTTCCGGTGTGGAGCCGCGATGCCATGGACACCGATCTGCTGCTGTATGTCGCCAACTGGCCAGGCGCCCGCCGTTTGCACTGGAATCGTCTGCTGCCTGCGCGGGCCATCGAAAACCTCTGCTATGTGGCGGCGGTGAATCGGGTCGGCAAGGATGGCAATGGCCTGGTGTATGCCGGTGACAGCCAAGTGCTGGATTTCCAGGGTGACAGCCTGCTGGAGGTCGGAACAGCCGACGGAGTGTTCACAGCGACCCTGGACGGCGCCGGACTGGCTGCCTATCGCGACCGTTTTCCTGCTTATCTGGATGCTGATACCTTCCGGATACAATGATGCCCTTCAGTTCTCGAGCGAGTGGCCGATACCTTCGGCAACATAAAGGAGCTTGCCATGACCACCATCAATACCAGCTCGTTGACCAGCTATAACAGCGCTCTGTCATTGACCGCTCGCAACGCGACGACGTCCGAGGCGCAAGACGCCGCAGCCGGCAGCAAGGATGCCACGGCGACCGCCGACACCAGCAAGCTTACGGGGACTGCTGCCGGTGGAGGCGCCTCTGGTGCCAAGTCGTCTACCGAGCAGTTGATCGACCAGCTCGAGAAGCAGATCAAGGTGGCCCAGAAGCAACTGCAGCAACTGCAGCAACAGCTGGCAGCTGCACAGAAGAGCAAAGGCTCTGAAGTGGAGAAGGCCGCTCAGGTGGCGACCATCCAGGCACAGATCGCCACCACCAGCGCGCAGCTGGTCAGCTTGCAGGGTTCGCTGATGCAGTTGCAGGCCCAAGGCAGTGTGAACACCACCGCCTGAGATTATCGAGGGCACAAAAAAACCTCCGTTCTCGCCAGAGACGGAGGTTTTTTAATGCCCGGCGCTTACTCGTTCACGTTCATGAACTTCTTCGCCCACTGCACGTAGTCTTCCGGCTGCGTGTAGGTGTGGGTCAGCTCGGTGGCGCTCATTTCGCTGGTCTTGCAGGTGATCTGGCGCTGTGCACGCAGGCTGTCGTAGGTTGCCTTGATCGCCGCGAAGTAGGCCGCGTGACCGTCCACGCAGATGCGTACGCCCATTTCCGCCAGGCGCTTATTGTCCAGCAGCTCTGGGTTGCCGTAGGTGACCAGCATCATCGGCACGGTGATGCCTTCGGAAATCTGCGCCAGATGCTCGAAATCACGTACGCCGACCACGGTGATGCCGTCAACACCGGTGGCCTGGTACTGCTTCATGCGATCGTTGGCCTCGGCCACCGGCAGGATGCCCGCATTGGTGCGGGCGAAGATCGACAGTTCAGGGTCTACACGGGCTTCCAGCGCGGCGCGCATCTTGCCCACGCCTTCCGCTACCGAGATCAGGTCGGTGGATTTGCGGCCGAATTGCGCTGGCAGCAGGGTATCTTCGATGGTCAGGGCCGCCACGCCGGCGCGCTCCAGCTCGATCACGGTGCGCATCACGTTCAGCGCGTTGCCGTAGCCATGGTCGGCGTCGGCAATGAAGGGCAGCTCGGCGACGCGGCCAATACGGGTGGCCTGCTCGACGAACTCGGTGAGGGTGATCAGCGCGAAGTCCGGAGCTGCCAGCACCTGCAGCGAGGCGACCGAGCCGCCGAGGATACCGACTTCGAAGCCGAGGTCGGCCGCGATGCGGGCGGACATGGGGTCGAATACCGAGGCGGTGCGGTAGCAGGAACTGGAAGAGGTCAGCGCACGAAAGCTGCGGCGCAGGCCTTGATGGGAAGCCTTGGGCATAGTCGCTCCATGTAGGGCAGGGTCAGCCTGGCAGCAGCGAGGCCGACGGTTTTCTCAATGCACGGTGAGTCGCTCCGTGCAGGATTCTCGTTCGAAAATCAATGCGATGGTCGTCGTGATAAATAAGGATTACAGCCTAGTGTGGTGACTCACAAGTTCGTGCAAAAAATGGCCAGTGATCTTGGCTGTCAGGCGTGGCCATGCAGCATGGTGGTCAAAGGCACATCAGGATTGTGCAGCCAACTTGTGATTCAACGCACTAGAGGCACGTTAACAGCCAGATGAGATGACCCGAGCAGGTCAAGCGGCTTATGCCTGAAACGTTTAAGGCCGCAATGCTATCACGGTGATTTGGGCGTGCCTTATGCCGAATGTGCGGGGGGTATGCGAGAAATGCAACTTGCACAACGGTGGGGCAAAAACAAGAAGGAACTTCGCCTCAAGCACCAATAAGGTGCATTTTGAGGCGAAATTTGCCGAGGGTCAGGCTGCAGCGGAGGTGGTCGGCGACTGGCTCAACGAGCGGTTCAGTGCGCTGAACAGGGCCTTGAAGCTGGCGGTGGTGATGTTTTCGTCGATACCCACGCCATGCACGGCGCGTTCGCCGTTGACGCGCAGTTCGATGTAGGCCGCCGCCTTGGCGGTCGTGCCAGCACCGATGGCGTGCTCGTTGTAGTCCATGATCTCGACCCGCACTGGCAGGCTGGAGACCAGCGCTTCCAGTGCACCATTACCCTTGCCTTTCCAATGGTGGGTTTCGTCGTTGACGTTGACCTCGGCATCTACGGCACTGGTGTTGTTCTCTTCCTGCAGGCGGTGGCTGACCAGGGCGTACGGTTTATTGGCCTGCAGGTACTCGCGCTTGAACAGGGCGTAGATCTGCTGCGCGGTCATTTCCAGGCCCAGGCGGTCGGTTTCACCCTGCACCACCTGGCTGAACTCGATCTGCATGCGGCGCGGCAGGGAAATACCGTATTCCTGTTCCAGCAGGTAAGTGATGCCGCCCTTGCCGGACTGGCTGTTGACGCGGATCACCGCCTCGTAGCTGCGGCCGATATCGGCCGGGTCGATCGGCAGGTAAGGCACTTCCCAGAGCGCATCGTCCTTCTGCTGGGAGAAGCCCTTGCGGATCGCATCCTGGTGCGAGCCGGAGAAGGCGGTGTGCACCAGGTCGCCGACGTAAGGGTGGCGTGGGTGTACCGGGATCTGGTTGCACTCTTCGACCACCTTGCGGATGCCGTCGATGTCGGAGAAGTCCAGCTCAGGGTCGACACCCTGGGTATAGAGGTTCAGGCCCAGGGTTACCAGGTCGACGTTGCCGGTGCGCTCGCCGTTGCCGAACAGGCAGCCTTCGACACGGTCGGCGCCGGCCATCAGGCCCAGCTCGGTGGCGGCTACGCCGGTGCCACGGTCATTGTGGGTGTGCAGGCTGATCAGCACGCTGTCACGACGGTTGACGTGACGGCAGAACCACTCGATCTGGTCGGCGTAGACGTTCGGTGTCGAGACTTCGACAGTGGCCGGCAGGTTGAGAATGATCTTGTGTTCCGGAGTCGGGTTCCACACCTCGATGACCGCGTCACAGACTTCCTTGGCGAACTCCAGCTCGGTGGCGCTGAAGGTCTCTGGCGAATACTGGAAGGTCCACTGGGTTTCAGGCTGCTGGGCTGCGTACTTGACGAACAGCTTGGCGGCATTGACCGCGATGTCCTTCACGCCTTGCTTGTCCTGGTTGAAGACAATGCGGCGGAACGACGGGCTGGTGGCGTTGTACAGGTGGACGATGGCTTTCTTGGCGCCGCGCAGCGATTCGAAGGTACGGGCGATGAGGTCTTCACGGGCCTGGGTCAGCACCTGGATGGTGGTGTCCTCGGGCACATGGTTGTCTTCGATCAGGGTGCGGACGAAGTCGAAGTCGGTCTGCGAGGCGGCTGGGAAGGCGGCTTCGATTTCCTTGACGCCTACGCTGACCAGGGTCTTCCAGAAGCGCAGCTTCTTGGCCGAGTCCATTGGCTCGATCAGCGACTGGTTGCCGTCGCGCAGGTCGGAGCTGCACCAGATTGGCGCCTGGGTAATGGACTTCGAAGGCCAGGTGCGGTCCGGCAGGTTGATGGTCGGAAACGCACGGTACTTCTTCGAAGGGTCTTTGAGCATGGTCATCGGGCTAATCCTTTGTGCTTGTGCTATAGCGGCCGATAGAGGGCGGCCAGGCAATACGAATGCGGATGAGGCAGGGGCGAGGTCAGACGGTAAGGCCTGGCAGTCGTGCGCTCACCAGATCCAGGCAGGCGTGCTGACGCAGCAGAATGAGGGTTTGAGAGGTTTTCATGGGGCCAACCGTAACCATTGGGGTAAATGTTGGCAAGCAGTTGCAGAAAATTGATAGAAATCTTCTGCTTGACGTTTTTGGTGATTTTTAATGGCTTAAAAATCCATCTTTAAAGTGATTAATTGCGGGACCTTCCTAGCTCCCGCAACCTGGTGTCTTGCCAACCGCCTCGCGAGATCAGGGTTCGAACGCGCCGATGAAAATCGCCGGGTCCACTCGTGCATCGTTGAGGCTGACGTTCCAGTGCATGTGCGGGCCGGTGGCGCGGCCGGTGGCGCCGACCTTGCCCACCACGCCGCCGCGTGGCACCGCATCGCCGACCTTCACGTCGATCTTCGACAGGTGGCAGAACATGCTGATGAAACCCTGGCCGTGGTCGACGAACACGGTCTGGCCATTGAAGAAGTAGTCACCGGTGAGGATCACCTTGCCGGCAGCCGGTGACTTGATCGGCGTGCCGGCTGGCACGGCGAAGTCCAGGCCCGAGTGCGGGTTGCGTTCTTCACCGTTGAAGAAGCGGCGCACACCGAAGCGACTCGACAGCGGGCCATTCACCGGCTTGTCTAGGATCAGGTTGCTCGGCGTGCCAGGGCTGAAGCTGCGATAGGCACGCAACTGCTCGGCCAATTCCCGCTCGTAGCGCTTGGTCTGCTCGGTGTCCGGGGTGACCTGGCTCTGGTTCTTCAGGGTGATGCGCTGTTCCTTGTATTTCTTGCTGCCCACTGTGAAGTTCAGGCTGCGGCCACCACTCACGACCTGCTGGGTGCCGGGCTTGACGCTCAATGGAATGCCGACGATGGCCAGCCAGCCGCCGTCCTGTTCGCGCACCACCAACACCGGCTTGCCCTGGTAGGTGGCCTTGGGCGGCTGTGCGGCATTGCCCAGGTCGATGACCGCCACGCCACCGGGTACCGGCTTGTTGAGCATGCGCGAAATGTAGCTCTCGGCCTGTGCTGGCAGGCAGAGCAGCAGGGCGAACAACGGTGCGATAAGACGAAGCATCGGCGGGTCAGTCCAGAAGGGAAAGGGTTACGGGCGTCAGGTGGTTGTCTTCCACCCGCACTTGCAGCTCGCCTTCGCCCAAGCGGGCAGTGAGGCGCTGGCCGTTGTGGGTCTGCGCGGCCTGGCGGATCGCCTGGCCCCGTTCGTCGAGAAGGATGCTGTAGCCTCGGCCCAAGGTCGCCAAGGGGCTGACCACATGCAGGGTCTGCATCTGGCTGTGCAATTGCAGGCGGCGGGCCTTGATCTGCTCGCGCATCGCTCGCGGCAGGCGCTCGGCCAGGGCATCCAGGCGCTGGCGCAGGAAGGCCAGGGTGCGTCCCGGATGCTGGGCGGCCAGGCGACTCTGCAGGTGAGCGACCTGTAGCTGCTGCTTGCGCATGCCTTGCTCGAAAGCGCGGCGCAGGCGCATATCCAAGTCATCCAGGCGTTGCGCCTGTTGACGCAACCGCTCGCCGGGGTGGCGCAGGCGCCGCGACAGCCCGTCGAGGCGCAATTGCTCACGGGCCAGTTTCTCGCGCATGCGGCTGTGCAGGCGACGTTGCAGGTTCTCGACCCGGCGGTGCAGGTCGCTGGTGTCGGGGGCCAGCAGCTCGGCGGCCGCCGACGGGGTAGGGGCACGCACGTCGGCGACGAAGTCGCTGATGGAAACGTCGGTTTCATGCCCCACTGCGCTGACGATCGGTGTAACGCAGGCGGCGATGGCACGGGCTACGGGCTCTTCGTTGAAGCACCAGAGGTCTTCCAGCGAGCCTCCGCCACGGGCCAGGATCAGCGCGTCGAAGCCGGCGCGGTCGGCCAGTTGCAGGGCGCGGACGATCTGCCCGACCGCCTCGCGGCCTTGCACGGCGGTAGGGATCAGGATCAGCTCGACCTGCGGGGCGCGACGGCGGAACACACTGATGATGTCGCGGATCACCGCGCCGGTGGGCGAGGTGACGATGCCGATGCGGCGTGGGTGCTGGGGCAGGGGCTGCTTGCGTTCGGTGCTGAACAGGCCTTCTTCGCCCAGTTGGGCCTTGAGGGCTTCGAAGGCTTGGCGCAGCACGCCATCGCCAGCGGGCTCGACAGCATCGAGGATCAATTGGTAGTCGCCACGGCCTTCGTAGAGAGAGACCTTGCCGCGGACCTTGACCTGCAGGCCATCCTTGAGCGCCTGGCGTACTCGCGCGGCGTTCTGGCGGAACAGCGCGCAGCGCACCTGGGCGTTGCTGTCCTTGAGGGTGAAGTAGACATGCCCGGACGCCGGGCGCGACAGGTTGGAAATCTCGCCCTCGACCCAGATGCCGGTGAATACGTCTTCGAGCAGCACCCGGGCGCGGCCGTTGAGCTGGCTGACAGTGAGGACTTCCCGGTCCAGGCCGAGTCTTGCGAAAGGGTCTTTGATCATGGCGGCCATCATAAAGGGAAATACGGCCTGGTGCTGGCGCTTTTCCAGACGCTGGCGTTATATGGAAAAACAATGACAAGCGGCACAAGGAGCGTGGAGTGGGCATCGAGCAAGTTATCGAGTGGTTTTCCCAGCTGGGGTTCAGCCCGCTGGACTGGTTGTGCATCGAACTGGCGGTACTGGCCGCCTATATCGTTTTCGGCATCGCTGGCTTCGGTACTGCCCTGGTGGCCGGGCCGGTGCTGATTCACTTCATGTCGTTGTCGCGCATCATCCCCTTGCTGGTCATGCTCGATTTTCTTGCTGCGCTGGGTAATCTGCTGCCGGCTCGGCAGTCGGTGGTCAAGGGCGAGCTGCTGCGCCTGCTGCCCTGTATGGCGGTGGGCTGCACGCTGGGTGTGCTGTTTCTGCTCAACCTCAAGTCCGATGTGCTGCTGTTGCTGATGGGGCTGTTCGTGACCGCCTATGCGTTGTACAGCCTGGCGGTGAAGGTGCGCCCAGCCAATCTGTCGGCCGGCTGGGCGGTGCCGATGGGCATCGTGGGCGGGCTGTTCGGTGCGCTGTTCGGCAGTGGCGGCTTTCTCTATGCCATCTATCTCAATGGTCGCCTGGAGGCCAAGGAGCAGGTGCGCGCCACCCAGGGGGCGCTGATCAGTTGCAGCACCGTGGTACGCCTGGGGTTGTTCATCATCGCCGGGGTCTATGCGCAGATCCCCTTGCTGGTGCTGGCAGCCTGCTTGCTGCCAGCGATGTTGTTCGGCTCATGGGTCGGCCGCTCGCTGACCATGAAGCTGTCCCGCGAAGCCTTCGTGCGGCTGATTACCTGGCTGGTGCTGATCAGCGGCATCGCCCTGCTGGCGCGTTACTTCGGCGGCTGAGGCTTGACCTGTGGCGGCGGCGAATTAAGCTGCCGCCCCTGTTCCATCTTCCTGTGACCCTCGCCATGCCCAGCCAGAGCATCATCGTCCCGCAAATCTCCAGTTTTCCGCTGCACGAGCTCAAGGCGCGCCAGGCATTGCGCTGGCTGGTCAAGCTCAATGTGGTGGAGCCCGAGCTGAGCACCTGCGGGCGTACTGGCAACCGTATGGCCTATGCCATCGCGCCGGGCGCTCGCAAGGTGGTGGAGAACCCCGACGTGCTGCCGTTCGGCCAGCCGGTCAATGGCCTGGAGATCGTCACCCGGCGCTGCATTTATACGCCGCTCGACGGTTTTGCCGAAGAGGCCGGCTGCCCGGAGTGCCGCCAGGAGATCGGTGAGGCGCTGTTCGAAAGCCTGGAAGACTGGATGCCCGGCCACACCGACAATTTCACCTGCCCGCTGTGCGGGCATGAAGATGACATCAACGGCTTCCTGTTTCTTGACCCATGCGGGTTCTCCAACCTGGGTTTCATCTTCAACGATTGGCTAGCTGCCGGCTTCAAGAAGGATTTTCTCGACCAGTTCGCCGCGCGGCTGGACCGTTCGGTGACCTGGGTGAAGGTGCGTTGGCAGGACTGAACGGGGTGGTTTGGGTTTGTAACCGGCTTTGTAAACGGGCCAAGTTTTTGCATTGAGCCGGCCAGTGTGTGTGGGTATAATGGCGCGCTTCCAATTTTCCCGCTCGGGAGCCCCCGCGATGCTGCGTATCAGTCAAGAAGCCTTAACATTTGACGACATTCTCCTTGTACCCGGTTATTCCGAGGTCCTGCCCAACGAAGTCAGTCTCAAAACCCGTTTGACCCGCGGCATCGAGCTGAACATTCCGCTGGTCTCCGCAGCCATGGACACCGTCACCGAAGCCCGCCTGGCCATCGCCATGGCGCAGGAAGGCGGTATCGGCATCATCCACAAGAACATGACCATCGACCAGCAGGCTGCTGAAGTCCGCAAGGTCAAGAAGTTCGAAGCCGGTGTAGTCAAGGACCCGATCACCATCGAGGCCGACGCCACCGTGCGTGACCTCTTCGACCTGACCCGCCAGCACAACATCTCCGGTGTGCCCGTGCTGCACGACGGCGACCTGGTCGGTATCGTCACCTCCCGCGACGTGCGTTTCGAAAGCCGCCTGGACATTCCGGTGCGAGAAGTCATGACCCCCAAAGAGCGTCTGGTCACCGTCCGTGAGGGCGCCGACAAGAACGAAGTGCGTGAGCTGCTGCACAAGCACCGCCTCGAGAAGGTCCTGATCGTCGACGACAAGTTCAGCCTCAAGGGCATGATGACCGTCAAGGACATCGAAAAGGCCAAGGCCTACCCGCTGGCCAGCAAGGACGACCAGGGTCGTCTGCGCGTCGGTGCCGCGGTCGGTACCGGCAAGGACACCGGTGAGCGCGTTGCCGCGCTGGTGGCCGCTGGCGTCGACGTGGTGGTGGTCGACACCGCCCACGGTCACTCCAAGGGCGTGATCGACCGCGTACGTTGGGTCAAGGAGCACTACCCGCAGGTTCAGGTGATTGGCGGCAACATCGCCACCGGCGCAGCGGCCAAGGCCCTGGTCGAGGCAGGCGCCGATGCGGTCAAGGTCGGTATCGGCCCTGGCTCCATCTGCACCACCCGTATCGTCGCCGGTGTCGGCGTTCCGCAGATCAGCGCCATCGCCAACGTTGCCGAAGCGCTGGAAGGCACTGGCGTGCCACTGATCGCCGACGGCGGTATCCGTTTCTCCGGTGACCTGTCCAAGGCCATCGTCGCCGGTGCCTCCGCTGTGATGATGGGTTCGATGTTCGCCGGTACCGAAGAAGCTCCGGGCGAAATCGAACTGTTCCAGGGCCGCTCCTACAAGGCCTACCGTGGCATGGGTTCGCTGGGTGCGATGTCCCAGGCCCAGGGCTCTTCGGACCGCTACTTCCAGGACTCTTCGGCCGGTGCCGAGAAGCTGGTACCTGAAGGTATCGAAGGCCGCGTCGCCTACAAGGGCTCGCTGGCCGCGATCATCCATCAACTGATGGGTGGCCTGCGTTCCTCCATGGGCTACACCGGCAGCGCCAACATCGAAGAAATGCGCACCAAGCCCGAGTTCGTCCGCATCACCGGTGCCGGCATGGCCGAATCCCACGTCCATGACGTGCAGATCACCAAGGAAGCGCCGAACTATCGCGTTGGTTGATCGGGTCGGCAGCTTGGCCTTCGCCAGGCTGCCTCCCAACGAGTTTTGTAGCCGGGGCTGTTTTCGCAGCCCCGTGTCGTTTCTGTTTTTTGACGAGAATGAGCCATGGCCCTCGACATTCACGCCCAGCGTATCCTGATCCTCGACTTCGGTTCCCAGTACACCCAGCTGATTGCCCGCCGCGTGCGCGAAATCGGCGTGTACTGCGAACTGCATCCGTTCGACATGGACGACGCGGCGATTCGCGAGTTCGCACCCAACGGCGTCATCCTGGCCGGTGGCCCGGAGTCGGTCCACGAGGCCAACAGCCCGCGGGCCCCGCAAGCGGTATTCGACCTCAAGGTTCCGCTGCTGGGTATCTGCTACGGCATGCAGACCATGGCCGAGCAACTGGGTGGCCGTGTCGAGGGTTCCGACCTGCGTGAATTCGGCTACGCTCGCGTCGATGTAGTCGGCAAGGCACGCCTGCTCGACGGCATCGAAGACCACGTGGACGCCGACGGTGTACTGGGCCTGGACGTGTGGATGAGCCACGGCGACAAGGTCACCGAGATTCCGGCCGGTTTCCACATCCTGGCCAGCACCCCGAGCTGCCCGATCGCCGGCATGGCCGACGATGCGCGTGGCTACTACGGCGTGCAGTTCCACCCGGAAGTGACCCACACCAAGCAGGGCGGTCGCATCCTGTCGCGCTTCGTCCTCGACATCTGCGGCTGCGAAGCCCTGTGGACCCCGTCGAACATCGTCGAAGACGCCATCGCCAACGTGCGTGCCCAGGTTGGCACCGACAACGTGCTGCTG
The Pseudomonas sp. DTU_2021_1001937_2_SI_NGA_ILE_001 DNA segment above includes these coding regions:
- the leuA gene encoding 2-isopropylmalate synthase yields the protein MTMLKDPSKKYRAFPTINLPDRTWPSKSITQAPIWCSSDLRDGNQSLIEPMDSAKKLRFWKTLVSVGVKEIEAAFPAASQTDFDFVRTLIEDNHVPEDTTIQVLTQAREDLIARTFESLRGAKKAIVHLYNATSPSFRRIVFNQDKQGVKDIAVNAAKLFVKYAAQQPETQWTFQYSPETFSATELEFAKEVCDAVIEVWNPTPEHKIILNLPATVEVSTPNVYADQIEWFCRHVNRRDSVLISLHTHNDRGTGVAATELGLMAGADRVEGCLFGNGERTGNVDLVTLGLNLYTQGVDPELDFSDIDGIRKVVEECNQIPVHPRHPYVGDLVHTAFSGSHQDAIRKGFSQQKDDALWEVPYLPIDPADIGRSYEAVIRVNSQSGKGGITYLLEQEYGISLPRRMQIEFSQVVQGETDRLGLEMTAQQIYALFKREYLQANKPYALVSHRLQEENNTSAVDAEVNVNDETHHWKGKGNGALEALVSSLPVRVEIMDYNEHAIGAGTTAKAAAYIELRVNGERAVHGVGIDENITTASFKALFSALNRSLSQSPTTSAAA
- a CDS encoding pyridoxal phosphate-dependent aminotransferase codes for the protein MLDSKLPNVGTTIFTVMSQLAAQTGAINLSQGFPDFDGPQALRDAVGRHVAEGRNQYSPMTGLPALREQVAAKIARLYGAQVDADSEVTITPGATQAIFCAVQAVIRPGDEVIVFDPCYDSYEPSVELAGGRCVHVQLDARDFSIDWQALSDALSPRTRMIIINTPHNPCGALISRTELDQLARLIADRDIYLISDEVYEHLVYDGRQHASVLAHEALYARAFVVSSFGKTYHVTGWKTGYVVAPSALTAELRKVHQYVSFCGVTPLQFALAEFMAEHPEHLDELPGFYQAKRDFFCNQLAGSRFTFQPVAGTYFQLVDYSQIRPDLKDVDMALWMTREHGVASIPVSVFYQQPPEGQRLIRLCFAKREETLRQAAEKLCAI
- a CDS encoding peptidoglycan DD-metalloendopeptidase family protein; the protein is MLRLIAPLFALLLCLPAQAESYISRMLNKPVPGGVAVIDLGNAAQPPKATYQGKPVLVVREQDGGWLAIVGIPLSVKPGTQQVVSGGRSLNFTVGSKKYKEQRITLKNQSQVTPDTEQTKRYERELAEQLRAYRSFSPGTPSNLILDKPVNGPLSSRFGVRRFFNGEERNPHSGLDFAVPAGTPIKSPAAGKVILTGDYFFNGQTVFVDHGQGFISMFCHLSKIDVKVGDAVPRGGVVGKVGATGRATGPHMHWNVSLNDARVDPAIFIGAFEP
- a CDS encoding amidohydrolase; the encoded protein is MRDLNTLPPLKLALVQTQLAWHDPQANFAHFDDLLKQAHGADLVILPEMFSTGFSMDSAGQFEPENGPAAQWLLAQAQRLEAVVTGSVIVQAADGSYRNRLYWARPDGELAHYDKRHLFRMAGEHEHYSAGEQQVVVELNGWRIRPLICYDLRFPVWSRDAMDTDLLLYVANWPGARRLHWNRLLPARAIENLCYVAAVNRVGKDGNGLVYAGDSQVLDFQGDSLLEVGTADGVFTATLDGAGLAAYRDRFPAYLDADTFRIQ
- the der gene encoding ribosome biogenesis GTPase Der, whose product is MVPVIALVGRPNVGKSTMFNRLTRTRDAIVGDLSGLTRDRQYGEAKWKGRSYILIDTGGISGDEHGMDEKMAEQSLMAIEEADVVLFLVDAKAGYTAADQMIGEHLRKRNKRSFVIANKIDNIDENLARAEFSPMGLGDAIPVAGAHGRGVSQMLDIVLQGLTWDEDEEAAAAEGEEDEEVAEGEEAKRIPGPSEKDGIKIAIIGRPNVGKSTLVNRMLGEDRVIVYDQPGTTRDSIYIPFERNEEKYTLIDTAGVRKRGKIHEEVEKFSVVKTLQAIKDANVVIFVMDAREGVVDHDLNLLGFALESGRAMVIALNKWDGMTPGERDYVKIELERRLFFVDFADIHFISALHGTGVGNLYASVQNAFKSAVTRWPTSRLTQILEDAVSDHAPPMVNGRRIKLRYAHLGGANPPLIVIHGNQVEAVPKSYVRYLENTYRRVLKLVGTPIRIEFKGSDNPYEHIKNKLTDRQVNKKRRLMSHHKKADKKRRDKKR
- a CDS encoding oxaloacetate decarboxylase, giving the protein MPKASHQGLRRSFRALTSSSSCYRTASVFDPMSARIAADLGFEVGILGGSVASLQVLAAPDFALITLTEFVEQATRIGRVAELPFIADADHGYGNALNVMRTVIELERAGVAALTIEDTLLPAQFGRKSTDLISVAEGVGKMRAALEARVDPELSIFARTNAGILPVAEANDRMKQYQATGVDGITVVGVRDFEHLAQISEGITVPMMLVTYGNPELLDNKRLAEMGVRICVDGHAAYFAAIKATYDSLRAQRQITCKTSEMSATELTHTYTQPEDYVQWAKKFMNVNE